The following is a genomic window from Bordetella sp. H567.
CTGCCGCCTGCGGCGATCATGCCCCTGCTGGCCGCCGTTCGCGACCTGCCGGTGCGCTTCACCGCGCCCGCCGCCTTGCCCCCACTGCCGCCCGCCGGTCCGCCGCTGGGTTCGCGCGCGCCACCTTCCGCCTGACCTCGAACGCATCATCCGCGGCCGCGCGACGCGCAAGGCCGCTCGTCCGTTCACAAGACAAGGTGGATCCATCATGTCCTATGCATTTCATCGCGCCGCGTCCGGGCAGGACGGCACGGCCAGGCCGGCCGTCGGCGCCGCGCTCATCGCGCTTATCACACGCCTGCACTTCTACGTCGGCCTGTTCGTGGGGCCCTTCATCCTCGTCGCCGCCGTCACGGGCACGCTGTTCGTGCTTACCCCTCAAATCGAAAACCGGCTCTACGCCGATCAGCTGTACACCGATGCGACGGGGCCCGCACATAGCCTGACCGAGCAGATCGCCGCCGCGCGGGCGGTCGCCGGCCCGCACGCCGCGCTGTTCGCCGTGCGCCCCGCGCCGCGGCCCGGGACCACGACGCGGGTCCTGTTCAAGGCGACCGGGCTGCAGGATTCCGAACATCGCGGCATCTTCGTCGATCCCGTTACGCTGGCGATCAAGGGCGACCTGAACGTCTACGGCACCAGCGGCACGCTGCCCTTGCGCACGACACTCGATACCCTGCACCGCAATCTGCTGCTGGGAGACCGGGGCCGCAACTACAGCGAACTCGCGGCATCCTGGCTGTGGTTTGCCGCCTTGGGCGGCATCATCCTGTGGGCCTACGGCCGTCGCCGCCGCGCACAATTGGCGGCGACCTCCTCCAGCGCCAGACTGCGCCTGCGGCGCCTTCATAGCGTGATCGGGTTATGGATAGCACTGGGCCTGTTCTTCCTGTCCGCCACCGGCCTGACGTGGTCGCGCTGGGCCGGCGGGAATATCAACGTGGTGCGCCAGGAACTCGGTTGGGTCACGCCTTCCGTATCGACAAGCCTGAAGCCGGCCGACGCGGCGCGGCCCGCAAGCGGCGACGTCCACGATGACGGCGACGGCGACGGCGAGCATGCCGCGCACAGCGGCGGTGGGGAGCACATGGGACACATGGCAGGCGCGGGCCGCATGGGAGACGCGGCGTCCATGGTGCATACCGCGCCCGAGATGAGCGGCGCGAACGCCTACGCCGGCCAATTCGACCGGGTCCTCGCCACCGCGCGCGCCGCCGGCATCGATGCGGGCGAAGTGGAAATCCGTCCGCCCCGCAAGGCCGACCAGGCCTGGGCGGTCAACGAAGTCGATCGCTCCTGGCCCACCCAAGTCGATGCCATTGCCATCGACGGCCGCGACCTATCCATCGTGAGCCGGGCCGACTTCGCGACCTTCCCGCTGGTGGCCAAGCTGATTCGCTGGGGCATCGACACCCACATGGGCATCCTGTTCGGCTGGCCCAACCAGCTGCTGATGGCGGCCTTCGGCATCGCCTTGAGCATCATGGTCCTGCTGGGCTACGTGATGTGGTGGCGGCGCCGGCCCGCGCCGGGTTCACCCGTCCTGACGGTGACCCAGGCCTGGGGGCGCCTGTCGGCAATCCCGCGCGGCATCGCGGCCTTGGTGGCCGCCGCGCTGGGATGGAGTCTCCCGCTGATGGGCGCCAGCCTGCTGGCCTTCATGCTGGTCGATGTCCTCCGTTGGCGGCTGGCCGCCCGGCCGCGATCGGGCGCGTACTCGCGGCGACCGGTCTAGTCGAATATCGCCTCTGTGCATGCGCGCCGATCGCGTCCGCAGGCGCGGCGGCAGCGCGCGCCCGTTCGGCCAGGCGCCTAGCGGGGACGCGGCGGCGGCGGCGCCTGGCGCTCGACGTCCTTGAGCACGTCGACGAAGGCACGCAATGCCACCGGGACCAGGCGGTGGCTTGGGTAGTACAGATAATGGCCTTCGAACGGTGGCGTCCAGTCGTCCAGGATCGTGACCAGCTTGCCGCTGTCGAGCGCGGGGCGCGCCGTGTCGTCCCAGACGAAGGCGATGCCCAGTCCCTTGATGGCCGCATCCACCATCAGATCCATGTTGTCCAGCGTGATCGGACCGTTGGCGTCGAACTTGAATTCCTGCCCGTGCCGCTTGAACTCCCAGCGGTACATCTTTCCGCTGGGCAGCCGAAACCGGACGCAGGGATGCCGTGCGAGCTCGTCGGGCGTGCGCGGCGTACCCGCGCGCCGCAGGTAGTCTGGCGATGCCACGCAAAGCAGCCGGCAATCGCCGCCGAAAGGCACGGCCACCATATCGCGCGGCAACGATTCGCCCAGCCGGACGCCGGCGTCGAAGCCTTCGGCCACGATGTCCACCAGCCGCCCTTCCACGACCAGGTCCACATGTATGCCCGGATAGCGTTCCAGGAAGGCAGGCACGATACGGTCCATCAAGGCGCGCGCGGCCGGCTCCGCCGCGTTGATGCGCACGCTGCCCGTCGGCTGCTCGCTCAAGGCGCCGACATCGGCCAAGGCCCGATCGAGGTCGCTCAGCACGGGCGACACATTGTGGAAGAAGCGCGCGCCGGCCTCCGTCGGCGCGACGCTGCGGGTCGTGCGATGGAACAGGCGCAGGCCCAGGCGCTGTTCCAGCGCCCGCATCATATGGCTCAATGTGGAAGCCGACATGCCCAATTCATCGGCGGCGGCGCGGAAACTGGCGTGGCGCACGATCGCGGCGAAGGCGGTGAGTTCGGTCAGGCTGGGACGTTGATTCATGGCGTTTTGCCAGTAGGTCATGCCAATTCTAGGGCATAGACCCAACAATCGGCCATCCCTATACTGCCCGCAGCCGCGCCCTGCCCCTCAATCGCGCCGATCCGGCGCACCGGCGGCGCAGTGCAGCTTGTCCCCCCACACGTCCGCGCACCGCCAGGCCCCAGGGCCTTCGTGGCGTGCCGGCGTGTGCATCATCGGAAGGAACCACCATGCAAACCAAGGCTTTTGCCGCGCACTCCCCCACGACCACGCTGGCCCCATTGACCATCGAGCGGCGCGAGCCCGGCCCCACCGACGTCGCCATCCAGATCCTGTATTGCGGCGTCTGCCATTCGGACCTGCACACCGTGCGGGGCGAATGGGCCGGCGTGCGCTACCCGTCCGTGCCGGGCCACGAAATCGTCGGCCGGGTCAGCGCCATCGGCAAGGACGTGTCGCGCTTCAAGTTGGGCGATCTCGTCGGGGTTGGCTGCATGGTCGATAGCTGCCGCACCTGCCCTTCCTGCCGCGATGGCCTGGAACAGTACTGCGAAGGTCCGCACGGCTTCCAGGGCACCTACAACGGCTGGCTGGACGGCAGCGGCGAGAACACCTACGGCGGCTATTCCGCCGATGTGGTCGTCGATGAATACTTCGTTTTGAAGATCCGGCACGCCCAGGCCGACCTGGCGGCCACCGCGCCGCTGCTGTGCGCCGGCGTCACCACCTGGTCGCCGCTGCGCCACTGGAAGGTTGGCCCCGGCAAGAAGGTCGGCATCGTCGGCATCGGCGGCCTGGGCCACATGGGCATCAAGCTGGCGCACGCGTTGGGCGCGCACGTGGTGGCCTTCACCACCTCGCCCTCCAAGGCCGAGGAAGCCCGCAAGCTGGGCGCCGACGAGGTGGTCGTCTCGCGTGATGCCGATGCAATGGCCGGCCACGCGCGCAGCTTCGACTTCATCCTGAATACGGTCGCCGTCGCGCACGACCTGGACGCCTACACCACGCTGCTGAAACGCGACGGCGCGATGACCCTGGTCGGCGTGCCGGCCACGCCGCATCCGACGCCCAATGTCGGCAACCTGATCATGGGCCGTCGCTCCATCGCCGGCTCGGTGATCGGCGGCATCCCGGAAACCCAGGAAATGCTGGACTTCTGCGCGGAGCACGGCATCACTGCCGATATCGAGATGATCGACATGCAGGACATCGAGAAGGCCTACGCCCGCATGCTGAAAAGCGACGTCAAGTACCGCTTCGTCATCGACATGGCGACGATCTGACGGCGCGGTCCGTACAATAGCCGCGTCGGTCAAACACAAGGAGCAGGCGGCATGGATGCGGAATTCTGGCTGGAACGGTGGCGCGAAGGGCGAACCCATTTTCATCAGACACGCATCTCGCCGCCGCTGGAGCGCTTCTGGCCCACGCTGCAATTCGCCCCGGGCAGCCGCGTGCTCGTTCCCTTGTGCGGTAAATCCCTGGACATGCCGTGGCTCGCCCAGCGCGGCCTGAACGTGCTGGGCGTCGAACTGTCGGCGCTGGCGGTGGAACAGTTCTTCGACGAGAACCGACTGACGCCACAGGTGCGGCGCTCCGCGATGGGCGACCACTACGTGGCCGGCAACATCGAGATCATCCGCGGCGATATCTTCGACGTGGACGCCGAGACGCTGCGCGGCTGCACGGGCGTCTTCGACCGCGCGGCCCTGGTCGCCCTTCCCCGCGACATGCGTCCGCGCTACGTGCAACATGTGTACGGCCAGCTATCCGATCGGTACCAGGGACTGCTCATTACCCTGGACTATCCCCAGCAGGAAATGGACGGCCCGCCCTTTTCGGTGGACGACGAAGAGGTCCAGGCCTTGTACGCCGGCCACTCGGTCGCCGAACTGGTCTACCGCCGCGACATCCTGGACCTGGAACCCAAGTTCCAGAAGGCCGGCGTCAGCAAGCTCGATGCATTGGCGTACCGCCTGCAACGGCGCGCTTGAGGGCTGCCCACCGCATCGCCCGGCGCCCCGCGAGCCCGCCCAAAAAGCCGCTCGCCCTGATCGCTCAACTTGGGCTAATCTGTCCACGACCCGCCTACCTGACCATCATCTGACAGCGGGCCTGCAAACACGCGAGGGAGGGTAGACGCATGGCCACATCCATCGACAAACCGGTGGTCCTGGTGCTCATGGGCGTATCGGGCTGCGGCAAGACCACCGTTGCCGCCATTCTTTCCGGACGGCTGGACTGGCCTTTCGAGGAAGGCGACGCCCTGCATCCCCAATCCAACATCGACAAGATGCACGCCGGACATCCACTGACCGACGAGGATCGCGCGCCCTGGCTGGAGAAAGTCGCGCAGTGGGTCGAGCAATGCCTGGATGCGGGCGAGAACGGCCTGATCACCTGCTCCGCCCTGAAGCGTTCCTATCGGGACATCATCAACCGCCGCGGCCACGGCGTGCAGTTCGTCTATCTGGCCGGGTCCAAGCAAACCATCGCCG
Proteins encoded in this region:
- a CDS encoding PepSY-associated TM helix domain-containing protein, translated to MSYAFHRAASGQDGTARPAVGAALIALITRLHFYVGLFVGPFILVAAVTGTLFVLTPQIENRLYADQLYTDATGPAHSLTEQIAAARAVAGPHAALFAVRPAPRPGTTTRVLFKATGLQDSEHRGIFVDPVTLAIKGDLNVYGTSGTLPLRTTLDTLHRNLLLGDRGRNYSELAASWLWFAALGGIILWAYGRRRRAQLAATSSSARLRLRRLHSVIGLWIALGLFFLSATGLTWSRWAGGNINVVRQELGWVTPSVSTSLKPADAARPASGDVHDDGDGDGEHAAHSGGGEHMGHMAGAGRMGDAASMVHTAPEMSGANAYAGQFDRVLATARAAGIDAGEVEIRPPRKADQAWAVNEVDRSWPTQVDAIAIDGRDLSIVSRADFATFPLVAKLIRWGIDTHMGILFGWPNQLLMAAFGIALSIMVLLGYVMWWRRRPAPGSPVLTVTQAWGRLSAIPRGIAALVAAALGWSLPLMGASLLAFMLVDVLRWRLAARPRSGAYSRRPV
- a CDS encoding LysR family transcriptional regulator, with amino-acid sequence MNQRPSLTELTAFAAIVRHASFRAAADELGMSASTLSHMMRALEQRLGLRLFHRTTRSVAPTEAGARFFHNVSPVLSDLDRALADVGALSEQPTGSVRINAAEPAARALMDRIVPAFLERYPGIHVDLVVEGRLVDIVAEGFDAGVRLGESLPRDMVAVPFGGDCRLLCVASPDYLRRAGTPRTPDELARHPCVRFRLPSGKMYRWEFKRHGQEFKFDANGPITLDNMDLMVDAAIKGLGIAFVWDDTARPALDSGKLVTILDDWTPPFEGHYLYYPSHRLVPVALRAFVDVLKDVERQAPPPPRPR
- a CDS encoding NAD(P)-dependent alcohol dehydrogenase codes for the protein MQTKAFAAHSPTTTLAPLTIERREPGPTDVAIQILYCGVCHSDLHTVRGEWAGVRYPSVPGHEIVGRVSAIGKDVSRFKLGDLVGVGCMVDSCRTCPSCRDGLEQYCEGPHGFQGTYNGWLDGSGENTYGGYSADVVVDEYFVLKIRHAQADLAATAPLLCAGVTTWSPLRHWKVGPGKKVGIVGIGGLGHMGIKLAHALGAHVVAFTTSPSKAEEARKLGADEVVVSRDADAMAGHARSFDFILNTVAVAHDLDAYTTLLKRDGAMTLVGVPATPHPTPNVGNLIMGRRSIAGSVIGGIPETQEMLDFCAEHGITADIEMIDMQDIEKAYARMLKSDVKYRFVIDMATI
- a CDS encoding thiopurine S-methyltransferase, yielding MDAEFWLERWREGRTHFHQTRISPPLERFWPTLQFAPGSRVLVPLCGKSLDMPWLAQRGLNVLGVELSALAVEQFFDENRLTPQVRRSAMGDHYVAGNIEIIRGDIFDVDAETLRGCTGVFDRAALVALPRDMRPRYVQHVYGQLSDRYQGLLITLDYPQQEMDGPPFSVDDEEVQALYAGHSVAELVYRRDILDLEPKFQKAGVSKLDALAYRLQRRA
- a CDS encoding gluconokinase, with product MATSIDKPVVLVLMGVSGCGKTTVAAILSGRLDWPFEEGDALHPQSNIDKMHAGHPLTDEDRAPWLEKVAQWVEQCLDAGENGLITCSALKRSYRDIINRRGHGVQFVYLAGSKQTIAARLAARHGHFMPPALLDSQFEALQEPTADEPAIRVDIGPAPSTIANTIIDTLGLNATTGKKENE